Proteins encoded in a region of the Vicia villosa cultivar HV-30 ecotype Madison, WI linkage group LG5, Vvil1.0, whole genome shotgun sequence genome:
- the LOC131605436 gene encoding uncharacterized protein LOC131605436 produces the protein MNDDIAHSFWRCPNLGYSYVNSMGRSGGLLTLWNKDNVEVVNSFKREGFLGVKVRWKNHLYFVVNIYSSCDLGKKKTLWNELLVTMERFKDGEWVMGGDFNAIKNVRERKGRAVMYNNREAVLFADFINKSSLVDIPCKGKKFSWFSGDGKSRSRIDRFLLSINVVNKWEIIGQFIGDRDISDHCPIWLLSDKSNWGPKPFRFNNEWFSSESFIPFVEKEWKSLKVGGRGDFVLKEKLKLFKERLKWWNKGVFGKFDLEMEEVVRDINLADEKLESEDDAFFNENLEKRREACCRFWKNLSIIENMLLQKSKLKWIQEGDSNSGFFHKVMKERRRRNHIGPILSSNGMVETMEEVKEAVFNHFGNKFIELEKVRPMLDGVSFNAIGEEEAAGLEKPFLEREIKEAIWDCGGDKSPGPDGYMLNRMGFGAKWMKWMELMVFNSSMSVLFNGSPIKEFLVKRGLRQGDPHSPLFFCDSGGRAYGSY, from the exons ATGAATGATGATATAGCGCATAGTTTTTGGAGATGTCCGAATTTGGGTTACTCTTATGTTAATTCGATGGGAAGATCGGGGGGATTGCTCACTTTGTGGAATAAGGATAATGTGGAAGTGGTGAATAGCTTCAAAAGAGAAGGTTTTTTGGGGGTTAAAGTGCGGTGGAAGAATCATTTATATTTTGTGGTTAATATTTACTCCTCTTGTGATTTGGGAAAAAAGAAAACTTTGTGGAACGAATTACTTGTCACGATGGAAAGATTCAAAGACGGTGAATGGGTTATGGGTGGAGATTTCAACGCCATAAAAAATGTAAGAGAAAGAAAAGGGAGGGCGGTTATGTATAACAATAGGGAGGCGGTTTTATTTGCGGATTTCATTAACAAATCTTCTTTGGTTGACATTCCTTGCAAAGGGAAGAAATTTTCTTGGTTTAGTGGAGATGGCAAGTCAAGAAGTAGGATAGACCGTTTTCTTTTATCTATCAATGTAGTTAACAAGTGGGAGATAATCGGTCAATTTATTGGAGATCGGGATATTTCGGATCATTGTCCTATTTGGTTGTTGTCGGATAAATctaattggggtcctaaaccgttTAGATTTAACAATGAGTGGTTCTCTAGCGAGTCTTTTATTCCGTTCGTGGAGAAAGAATGGAAAAGTTTGAAGGTTGGAGGTAGAGGTGATTTTGTGTTAAAAGAAAAGCTTAAACTTTTTAAAGAGAGGCTCAAATGGTGGAATAAGGGGGTATTCGGGAAATTTGATTTGGAGATGGAGGAAGTGGTTAGGGATATTAACTTGGCTGATGAGAAATTGGAGTCAGAAGATGACGCTTTTTTCAATGAGAATCTAGAAAAGAGAAGGGAAGCGTGTTGTAGATTTTGGAAGAACTTGAGCATTATAGAGAATATGCTTCTCCAAAAATCTAAGTTAAAGTGGATTCAAGAGGGAGACTCGAATAGTGGATTTTTTCATAAGGTGATGAAGGAAAGAAGAAGACGTAATCATATTGGGCCAATTTTATCATCGAACGGAATGGTTGAAACGATGGAAGAGGTGAAAGAAGCGGTTTTCAATCATTTTGGGAATAAATTTATTGAATTGGAAAAGGTTAGACCGATGTTAGACGGTGTTTCTTTTAATGCCATTGGTGAAGAGGAAGCGGCGGGGCTTGAAAAACCGTTTCTTGAAAGAGAGATTAAAGAGGCAATATGGGATTGTGGTGGAGATAAAAGTCCGGGGCCGGATGG GTACATGCTTAATAGGATGGGGTTTGGAGCGaaatggatgaaatggatggaattAATGGTGTTCAATAGTAGTATGTCGGTGCTTTTCAATGGAAGTCCTATAAAAGAGTTTCTTGttaaaagaggattgagacaaggagatcctcattctcctctttttttttgtGATAGCGGCGGAAGGGCTTACGGGTCTTATTAG
- the LOC131605437 gene encoding uncharacterized protein LOC131605437, which yields MAKDCRTPKAELAVNAARTVWPTSQGRVYCMGAEGRSPSNNLIQGNCEIEGTILTTLFDSGATHSFISKDCVDRLKMKLTPLPFDLVVSTPAKVITVNTACLLCRVVVQEREFLVNLICLPLQSLEIILGMYWMSYHYVMLDCARKLVILPEPGVFKYLSANQLKASRNSGALDLSILASTEVMAEVKIEKILVA from the coding sequence ATGGCAAAGGATTGTAGAACTCCAAAAGCAGAGTTAGCTGTTAATGCTGCCAGAACTGTTTGGCCAACTTCTCAAGGAAGAGTGTATTGCATGGGTGCAGAAGGAAGATCTCCGTCCAACAACTTGATCCAGGGGAATTGTGAAATTGAAGGTACCATTTTAACTACACTTTTTGATTCTGGGGCAACGCATTCATTCATATCCAAGGATTGTGTTGATcgattgaaaatgaaattaactCCACTACCTTTTGACTTGGTAGTATCTACCCCTGCTAAGGTTATAACTGTGAACACTGCATGCTTATTATGTAGAGTAGTGGTTCAAGAGAGAGAATTTCTAGTTAATCTAATATGCCTACCCCTACAATCTCTTGAGATTATTCTCGGGATGTATTGGATGTcatatcattatgttatgttagaTTGTGCTCGAAAGTTGGTCATTTTGCCTGAACCGGGGGTTTTTAAATATCTATCAGCTAACCAACTTAAAGCTTCTCGAAATAGTGGAGCCTTGGACCTTTCAATACTTGCTAGTACAGAGGTTATGGCTGAAGTCAAGATTGAAAAAATATTAGTCGCTTGA